CGCGAGGTCCGCGATCGCCTTCATCACGGCGTTGCGGATGCCGGGATCGTAGAGGATGTGGCCGGCGCCATCGACGATGCGAACCTCGCTGCCCGGCCAGCGCGCGGCGAGCGCGTGCGACGTCGCGGGCGGGCACAGCAGGTCGTAACGGCCCTGCACCAGGATGCCGGGAATGCCGGCGAGCTTGCCGGCCTCGTCCATCAGCTGGTTCGGCCGCATGAAGCAATTGTTGGCGAAGTAGTGCGCCTCCATGAACGGCGTTGAGGGCAGGGCGCCAGATGCCTTCGTCAGGTCGAGCCGGGTCTGCTTCGGCGTGTGCTCCGACAGCGTGCGTTCGGTGTCGTGCCAGGCGCGCGCGGCCGGCGCATGCACGGCTGTGTCGGGATCGAGGATGCGGCGGTAATAGGCCGCAAGCGGCGTCGCACGCTCGGGCTCGGGCAGGAAGTTGAGGAAGTCCTCGGAGAGGCCGGGATAGACGCGCGGCAAAGCGCGCAGGAACACGTCTTCCAGTTCCTCAGCCGTGCCGAGAAACGTCGCGCGCAGTGCGAGCCCGCTGACCCGCTCCGGATGCGCCTCTGCATAGGCCAGCGCCAGCGTCGCGCCCCAGGAGCCGCCGGCCACCATCCAGCGCGCGAAGCCGAAGCGCTCGCGGATCTTCTCCAGGTCGGCGATCAAATGCTGGGTCGTGTTGTGGTCGCGGCCGCCCTTCGGCCGGCTGCGGCCGCAGCCGCGCTGGTCGAACAGCACGGCGTGAAAGCGTTCGGGATCGAACAGCCGGCGGTGATCCGGCTGGCAGCCGCTGCCCGGGCCGCCATGCAGATAGACCGCTGGGATGCCGCCCTCGCGCCCGACGCTCTCGACGTGCAAATTGTGCCCGTCGCCGACATCGAGCCACTCCGATGTCAGGGGAGCAAAGGGATCGGCGCGCCTTGCAGCCTTGCCGGCATCGGCATCAGGCGCCATTGCGCTGGTCTCCGTGTTCGTCCGTCTCCAGCGTGCCGCCGGCGAAGTTGCGGTAGAGGAAGCGGTTCTGCGTGCCGGCGGATTCCTGCTCGGCCTGCTTGAAGATCTCCTCGTGCCGCGGCGACAGCGCGCAGGCCGGGTCGGTATTGGCGGCATCGCCGGTCAGCGCAAAGGCCTGGCAGCGGCAGCCGCCGTAGTCGACCTCGCGGAATTCGCAAGACTTGCACGGCTCCGGCATCCAGCCGGTGCCGCGATAGCGGTTGAAGGCCTCCGAGTTCTGCCAGATCCAGGCGATCGAATGATTCGAACGGACGGATTCGAATTCGAGCCCGGTGATGCTCTCGGCGGCGTGGCACGGCAGCACCTTGCCGGCCGGCGAGATGTTGAAGAACTGGCGACCCCAGCCGCCCATGCATTTCTTCGGCCGCAGCGCGTAGTAATCCGGCACCACATAGTCGATCGCGAGCGTGCCCTTCAGGCGCGCCTGGGCTTCCTCGACGATCCGGCTGGTCTCCTCGATCTGCGCGATCGTCGGCATCAGCGCGGCGCGGTTCTTCAGCGCCCAGCCGTAATACTGCACGTTGGCGACTTCGAGCCGGTCGGCATCGAGGTCGACCGCCATCTGGATGATGTCGGACAGCTGATGCAGGTTCTGCCGGTGCATCACGGCGTTCACCGTGAGCGGCATGTCGAGCTCGCGCGTCCATTTCGCGACTTCGAGCTTCTTGCGATGTGCGTCCTTCAGGCCCGCGACGCGATCGGCGACCACGGGTTCATTGCCCTGGAAGCTGATCTGTACATGGCTGAGGCCGGCATCGGACAGCGCCGAAAGCTTGTCCCTGGTCAACAGCACGGCTGATGTGATCAGGTTGGAATAGAGCCCGACATCGGTCGCGTGCTGCACCAGCTCGACGATGTCCTTGCGCGCGGTCGGCTCGCCGCCGGAGAAATGGACCTGCAGCACGCCGAGCTCGGCAAGCTCGCTCAGCACCTTCTTCCATTCCTCTGACGTGAGCTCGGTCGAGCCGCGGTCGAGCTCGACCGGGTTGGAGCAATACGGACATTGCAGCGGGCAGCGGTGGGTGATCTCGAGCAGCACCGCGAGCGGGATGCCGTAGGTCTCGGCCGCCGAGCGGGTTTGCTCGAGCACCGCGAGCCCGTCGGTCGGGCCTGCCGTCGTTGTCTTGTTGCCGGCGAGCGTGTCACTCATGCTGTGCTCTCGCGCGCTTCGGTGAGAAAGCCCTTGTCGGCCAGGTCCTGCAGCATCGCGATCACGTCGGTCGCGATCGCCTCGCGTGGCGCGGCGTATTTTTCCGCGAGCTGATCCACCATCTCTGCGACGCTGCGCACGCCGTCGCAAAGCTGCAGCACCTCGACCGCGATCTCGTCCGGCGCCAGCACGCGCTCCGGGGCCAGGATCACCCAGACCTGCCGCGTTTCGTCGAATTTCAGCTTGGTATGGCGCGGCAGTTTCGGCCGGCTGGTCTCGCTGACGCTGATGTTGCGGCTGGCCATGATGTTGTCTCTAACTTGGCTTCGGCACGAAGGCGCCGGGCGGAATCTGGCCATCGACATAGGCGTGATACAGCGCGTCGAGCTGCACCCACAGCACGTTGGTCTTGAAGATCAGCGCGTTGCAGACCGCCTCGCGCTCGGCGGGCGTCTTCGCATGCTGCTTGACGTATTCGAGCGCAAAGCCGGCATCGCGCGGCGCCTGGGTCAGGCGGCGGCTGAAATAGCTCATGATGTCGGGGTTGACGAAATCGTAGTGCTTCAGCATCCCCGAGATGCGCTCCTCGTGCAGGTTCGGCGCGAACAATTCGGTGAGCGAGGAGGCGATCGCCTCCAGCGGCGTGCGGTCGCGGCAGAAATGCACATAGGCCTCCACGGCGAAGCGCGTCGCCGGCAGGATGCCTTCGGTGGATTCCACATAGGCGGTGTCGAGGCCGAGGCCTTCGGTCAGCTTCAGCCAGCGCTCGATGCCGCCTTCGCTGCCGATATCGCCGTCGTGGT
This Bradyrhizobium sp. CCBAU 53421 DNA region includes the following protein-coding sequences:
- the pip gene encoding prolyl aminopeptidase produces the protein MAPDADAGKAARRADPFAPLTSEWLDVGDGHNLHVESVGREGGIPAVYLHGGPGSGCQPDHRRLFDPERFHAVLFDQRGCGRSRPKGGRDHNTTQHLIADLEKIRERFGFARWMVAGGSWGATLALAYAEAHPERVSGLALRATFLGTAEELEDVFLRALPRVYPGLSEDFLNFLPEPERATPLAAYYRRILDPDTAVHAPAARAWHDTERTLSEHTPKQTRLDLTKASGALPSTPFMEAHYFANNCFMRPNQLMDEAGKLAGIPGILVQGRYDLLCPPATSHALAARWPGSEVRIVDGAGHILYDPGIRNAVMKAIADLAAKAG
- the pqqE gene encoding pyrroloquinoline quinone biosynthesis protein PqqE; translation: MSDTLAGNKTTTAGPTDGLAVLEQTRSAAETYGIPLAVLLEITHRCPLQCPYCSNPVELDRGSTELTSEEWKKVLSELAELGVLQVHFSGGEPTARKDIVELVQHATDVGLYSNLITSAVLLTRDKLSALSDAGLSHVQISFQGNEPVVADRVAGLKDAHRKKLEVAKWTRELDMPLTVNAVMHRQNLHQLSDIIQMAVDLDADRLEVANVQYYGWALKNRAALMPTIAQIEETSRIVEEAQARLKGTLAIDYVVPDYYALRPKKCMGGWGRQFFNISPAGKVLPCHAAESITGLEFESVRSNHSIAWIWQNSEAFNRYRGTGWMPEPCKSCEFREVDYGGCRCQAFALTGDAANTDPACALSPRHEEIFKQAEQESAGTQNRFLYRNFAGGTLETDEHGDQRNGA
- the pqqD gene encoding pyrroloquinoline quinone biosynthesis peptide chaperone PqqD, whose protein sequence is MASRNISVSETSRPKLPRHTKLKFDETRQVWVILAPERVLAPDEIAVEVLQLCDGVRSVAEMVDQLAEKYAAPREAIATDVIAMLQDLADKGFLTEARESTA
- the pqqC gene encoding pyrroloquinoline-quinone synthase PqqC encodes the protein MTALSIGKGITLDSAEEMEATLRTIGATRYHSLHPFHRLLHGGKLNKGQVQAWALNRYYYQSTIPLKDAMVISRFRDRNTRVEWRHRIEDHDGDIGSEGGIERWLKLTEGLGLDTAYVESTEGILPATRFAVEAYVHFCRDRTPLEAIASSLTELFAPNLHEERISGMLKHYDFVNPDIMSYFSRRLTQAPRDAGFALEYVKQHAKTPAEREAVCNALIFKTNVLWVQLDALYHAYVDGQIPPGAFVPKPS